ACAGGATGCAATTGGAGCCATTTGAAAGTGAGATTATCCACAACAGGCCTGTACATCTGGATGCAGTTAGTTTCTAATTCATTCACTTTGAAAACTTGAAAGGGCTTGGGGATGTGGTGCAATGGAAAGGGAGGCTTGTGCAAGAACAGTACAAAGGTATGGATTTACACAAGTGGATCAGCTAACAGGTACAGTGTTCACACAAAGCCAGACTAAAGGCTAACAACCATAGTGTAAAATACCATCAAAAGTTAAAGGGATAATGGACAAGCTAAGTTCGATCAGGAAGGAACTCTTGCATGTCATCCAGCTTGCTTAAAATATATATGAATGTTATTTGGGGAGAACTGAGGGGGGATTAAGTTAGGAGTTCTGCAGTCTTGAATTGGCAGGAAGAAGTGCACTAGAGTTGAAAACTGTGGTGTGAATCACAATCTCAATGCTTGCAAAAGAGAAGAAACCTGTATTATATTTCATGATTCTAATGTTAGTTTTGCTAAGTATTTTGGTGATATCATCAACTTTTTTTTTGGAGATAGATGATTTGTATTATAATGTACTTTAACAAAGCATTGATTCTAAATGAAATTGAGATTTCATTTCTTTCAAAAATAAGTATGCACACATTCCACGGAGTTACCAAGGGCCTGTGTGAGGGCTGTCCTGCAATCTGGTTTGTGCATCTTCCTTACTGTTCTTCTTTCCCTGCAGCTTTGTGATTATCCAGTGGGGATAAAGGATACTAATTGGAGCCTTTCTCACACACATTTTGATGTAGATGGGCTAAACAAGAAACTGGTAGCGCATATTCATGGAGCAGGGAATGTCTGAGGGGAGGCTGGGGGAAGATCTGTCACTTGGTTCGGCTTATCAATAATCCATCTACTTTTCCTTCTTTTTAGACGATTGAACACCCTTAACAAATGTGCTGTGATGAAACTTGAAATAAGCCCACAGAGAAAAAGGGTAAGTTTAATCTTGTACGAAGTGCTTTCTAAGAGGATGCTCTAGAAATGTTAGGCCTTACAAGAATCAACACatccaaactgctggaggaactcagcaggtcagacagcatctatagaaatgaatagacagtcaatgctttgggccgaggcccttcatcgtgactggaaaggaaggggtaagaaaccaaaataagaaggtgggggaggagaaagatTACAAATtataaagtgataggtgaaaccaggtaggtGGGGATGGGGGGATAAAACAAGAAGCTAGGAGGTGTTAGgtagaaaaagtaaagggctggagaagaaggaatctgataggagaggagagtcactcatgggagaaagggaatgaggagggacaccaaagggaggtggtaggcaggtgaggaaaagagttaAGAGGGCACCCACAGTGGTCAATCAACAGTTTCTCTTTTAGCTCCTCACACTTTCTCTAAAttcaaaggtgtagccatgggcacctacaTGGGTCCCAGCTAAGCCCACCTTTTTTTTGGCTACACGGATCAGTCCACATTCCAAGCCTTCCCCGATAATGCTACCCAAATCTCTCTgcactacattgacgactgcattggtgttgcttcatgCACCTATGCTGAGCTCATTCACTTTGCCCTTAAATTCATGTGAACAAATGCCGAACATTTCTCCTCTACAGTGGCAGTGTAGCAGATTGGGGGGCAGTCATCAGTTTTATCGGTCTACCTCATGGATTGGGGAACCTAAGGAAAGGGGGCATATATTTAATGCATTGCAGAAGAATAATAACTTTAGATACATTTATAAGCTACGTGGTTAGAATAGTCTATAACTGGATCCAGGATGAAATTTTGGTGGATTAGATCATTAGGTGAATTGGGGAATGAACTGGATTTATTGTTTATGCTCCAGTGTTTGCTTTCCTTGTATCACCTAGttgtttctccagaattttgtataccAAAATGTATTGCCAAAAATGTCTTCTTAATTATTACATTTTCACAAATGACTGCCTTCTGCTCAACCTATTCCCAGTGAGTGCCCCTTTCTCTGTAATGGTTCACCTCTGTTTCTGGGACACTGGTCTACTGTGCCATACATTCCAGTTGCATTACTCCTGCCTTCAATCTATTAATTCAATTGCAAGCTAATAATACTGGCATTCAGTGGGCCAAAGGAATGAGACCCTTTGTGACTTGTGCATGAGTACGGGGTAGAgattttttgctcattctttttGCTGCCGTCTTGCCTCAAATAGGAATGTATGTCAGTATGCTTGGACCATGCTTAGAAATTCTTACCTCTCTGTCTTCTCTTGTCAGATTATAGTATTTAGTCATCAACTAGCTACTGTGATTTTGAGATTGGGGGAGATAAAAGATCACATAGGTATTTGCTTCTGTAAATATAGTTTTGTAAAACAAGTGTACTACATGGAGTAATCTCAACTACCATCTAGCTTCGGTACATAGAGAATCTGAGATCAAAGCTCCGACTCAACTTAAGGTCCTCATTTCTTGTTACGCAATGTAAACATCAATAAAGGATAGTCTCAGAAAAAAGAATGTGCAGCTCTTGCAGTTCTGTTTACTGGACGTGACATTACTCAAATACTTTGTGCTATAAAAGCCTTCAGTATTCAATGAAAATTTTACAAAAGGAATAATCGCATGGTTGTGCTACTCACAGTGCTGTATTTAAAAGCTAGAGAAATTCCTAGAAACATAAGgacatactgtatttgtcaaaaaTATTCTATAAACTTAAGAACCATATTTTTTTTATATTCAGTACTACACAAATGATTTGTCAACCTTCAGATTAATAAATGCTATGATTCTTGAAAATAAATCCATTGTGAATTGGAGGCTTAATTTAGTAAATTCTTTGTGATAATAGAATATCAGTGCTTAATATAATAACAAATAGTAATAATATCAATTAACTTTATAAAATTACCAAGTTATTTATTCTAAGAAGAATGTATAGAAACATATCAACATGTATTAATAGCTCTTTTAGTCTAAAATAATCATTGGAAAGTAATTATATTTCATTTTCCAAAGGTAAAATGCCAGTTTACTCTTGAAGTGACTGTAACTCTTCGACATTTATTAGTGACTGACACAAACTTAAAGTTTTTTCATTCTGGGGTGCAGCCTTTTAGTCTATAACATAAGTTTTGTCTCAGTCTTTCATCAGTAAACTAATAATCATGAAAATTGAAAAGAAAACTGTCAAGATCGACTACTTTAACACTTAAGCAAAGTATAAATTCTTAATTATGTCACTATGCTAATAAGTCGCCATATAGTTTATATTGTCTGACTTCATAATCTTTGGTGCTTGATGTCTGAGAACGGTAATTAAGCAGAGAGTTAAATTACAGAGCAGATCTGAAACTCCCCAGGTTAGCTTTGCAATGTCATCTGTAAAAAGGCAACAGGGGAGGACCCCAGGGCACTAACTGTTGAGATTTAATGGCCCTGTGTCGCCATCTCATTAGTCACAGTTTGGAGAAACACAAGTCCTGAGTCAAGCGGAATAGACAAAATTGGATAAGGCTCCAATGTAAGTATGTCATTACCATTAGGGGAATTgtaatccaaacttcttttataAGATACCCATTAGAAAGGTCTTGCCTGTTTTGTGAAACAGCACCCAATACATGTCGTCTAATTGGCATTCGTTAGCGATGACAAATATCTTTTCACTATTTGTCAGAAGTATGGCTAACAtcagaagtaaaaatgttaagtTTCCTATCAATAATATAGGCTTCAGCAAATAACCTCATTTACTCATCACAGATGCAAATGTAACTTACAATACCAGCATAAAACAAAAAACCTGAGTTGACCATTCAGGTCCAGAAATATAAGTCTGCAATTTTATGCAGATTCTTTTAATGAAAACCAGTTATTCACTGTCTTATCTCCACAGATATTTAGGAACAGGAGTTTTCTGAGACCTGCTGTACTTTCACTCTGAATTAAATGGGTCTTGTGAAGCAACATTAGCAAACAGGAAATTCCAAGTTTAGGTGTTCGGAAACAAGATGCAGTCATAAGAAATGTAGGGAGAGGATCTGTTTGATTTTTCAGCAAGCATTCATCACTCTGCACCAAATCACTTTAATTATTAATGTATCCTTAAGTCTATGATTATAATTTGAAGTGTATCTTATTTGTGTACATAAGAAAACAGATCCTTTTACCCAGCTCATCTAAGATTGCCATCTAATATAGTCCCAAGTTCctgtgtttgacccatatccctggCGTCAgtgctcagagttcaattccggcatcgtctgtaaggagtttatattttctccctgtgactgtgtgtgtttcctcccacagtgcaaagccATACTAGTTAGGagattaattgctcattgtaaattgacctgtgattatGTTAGGTTTAAAAAGGTGGATTGCTGAGCAGTGTGACACATTGGGCCAAAAGGAcatgttctgtgctgtaccttgAAATAAATACGTAAAccgttcctatccatgtacctgtgctGGTATCTAATAGCTTATGCTTTCTTACAGAGTGAAGATTCAGATGAAGATGAGCCTTGTGCTatcagtggcagatggacttttcAGAGGGACAGCAAACGATGGTCACGGTTAGAAGAATTTGATGTTTTCCCACCAGAAGAGGTGACAAATGTCATCTCTAGTGATGAAGTTTTGTTGAAGAACGCAGTGAGTCATGAAAGTGTACTGACTGATCTAAGTGAGCGGCAGGAAGTGGCATCGATTCACAGTGCCAGTAGCACAGGGAGCAGCGGCACAAACTtgcagaaggatgtggaggccaaaCGGACAAATTCTGAGATAAGCGTAATTTCCTCAGGGAACTCTACTACAAATGAAGACTCGTTCAGCAACCTCCCTTCACCAACAGATGTCTCCAGTTTTACCTTTAGTGCAAAAGCTGAAAGGAACACAAAATCCAAGGCTAAGAGCTTCTTGAAGAGAATGGAGAGCCTACGCATTAAAAGTTCTCACAGCAAAAAGAAACTTTCTTCAAAAAATAGCCTGGTCATCAGTGGACCTGTGCTCCAAGAAGGTATTGATGAGGAAAAATTGAAACGCCTGAACTGCATTGAGATACCTACACTCAATGGCAACAATGCCAATGCTTCTATGACACAAAATCAGAGTGTTTCTTATTCTACGCAAACCAGTAGCagcagcagccaatcagagaCCAGTAGTGCAGTTAGCACACCCAGCCCCATCACCAGAACTCGCAGCCGTGGCTCCTGCAATAAGCGAAGTGGAATGTATTTAGAGGGCTTTGATCCTTTCAGTCAGTCAATGCTGAATGAGATCAGACAGCAAAATCTAAAGAATCAGAAGAGGATGGAAGAGgacattatcttctacattcctGAGGATCACAAGCCAGGCACCTTTCCTAAAGCACTTTCAAATGGCAACTCTTACCACACTGATGGCTCTTCTGTAAACTGGCGACATGGGAGTTTTcaaggacacagacacagaagcTTGAccagggagagcagcactgacagCTCAAAAGAGTCCAACTTTGGACGGAGGCGGAATTCATGTAGCTCACAAGGCAGCCGTCTCAGTATCTATGACAATGTACCAGGGTCCCACCTTTACTCCAGCACTGGAGACCTAGCAGATCTAGGGAACGAGGAGGACATTTTCCCAGAACTGGATGACATTCTACACCATGTCAATGGACTACAAAGGATAGTAAACCAGTGGTCAGAAAAACTCTCTGATGAGGGGGACTCAGACTCCGCAATGGATTCAATTTCTCCCTGCCCTTCTTCCCCCAAACAAATACACCTGGATATTGAAAATGGCCGGGCCTCACCTAATGCTATTGATAGCACTGGGAACTTCATTAATGATGCAGAGGAGCAGCCTGTGATCCAGGAGAGGAGGGATTCAGGTGTTGGTGCATCTCTCACAAGATCAAACAGGTCAGTAAAGCTATTTGTACTTAACAGTGGGCAAGCAAGCGGTTACATCATCCAATATAAACTCAGCTTTGGAGTCTCACTAGGCAAGTGACAGTTTTCCCTTCCTACAGGGCAACAATTTCAGGAACCTCAAAACAGAGAGATCTAAACAATCTGTGAATCCCTAAATTTGCAAAGTACTGGACCTTCTTTTCAAAGCACAGAGATGTTTCATTAACCTAAAAGATAAAAAAGTATTTCTGTTAATATTTATAGTGATAGTCTTTCACATCTGTGAAAACCACCTTCCTATTACTATATCCGTTTTCAGCGTTTTGTGAACAGTAAATCCCCAGCAGTTTTTCTCATACCTGCTTTGTACCTAGTTCTGCACGCTAAGTAGAACGCGTCAGCATACAGTTTTGTCTCTTTGTCTTGGTGCAGCAACAATAATTTGAAATGCCACAAATCTAAAATATATCTAACTGCTAGAAGTCTTCTGCAGGTCAGGCTACATTTGTACCAGGGTGTCTTCAACCTGAAGCGTTTattttgtttctcttcccacttgtagtggacctgctgagtatttccagcattttctctttctaTTGATTTCTAAAAATTTGGGTGTCAGCAGAGACATGGCAGTGGGCAGGTACGTAGTGGGATTTGAGATGAGAAATGATCAGTGAGTGTAAAGAGTGAACAGTGTTAGTTGTATACAGCAGAAGGATTCTGGAGTACTGGTGGacaactcattgaaaccttcacCATAGCATCTTACCACAGCAAAACAAAGGACGATCAGAGACCAGGAGTTTCATTATGGTAGAAGGTGAGGTTTTGGAAGTCCAAAATGGAGGTTTAAATTATCATCGCATATATAAGGGAATTATAAGGACCATATGTTGGAAAGCAACTATCAAGAATTTTCAGGAATTGTGCATTTTCAAAATGTTAAACTATGGGACTGACCAGATGCACAACAATGGTACTTTTTTGTCAGTATCTTTTCTCTCCTAGTGGACAGTGTATAGATCTCCAAAGCAGATTAAGGAAGTAGTTAATCCCAATCAAAATAAACAAGTTTTAAGGCATGGTCTAGAAATGTACTTTCAGATAAAGTGATAAAAGCAGTAATGGATAACGGTAAGACTATATTGAGAATAAGGCCAAATTTTATTTTGTAGCTTTGGTTCCAGAGCCCCAACACTTATCTCCTGCAGTAATCTGCTTTTTAGCAATGCCTGGAATATTTAGTAATTTTTTGTTTCTGACGTAATACAGAAATAACATTACTGTCTTTAAAATGTTACTTCCATAGTTTGGAAATCTTATTTATCCTTATGAATAATTATATAAATAGGTCCTGCCTGCTAACATACAAAATTCATCATACTTGATTTACTTACCTTTATCTTTTAATTAAACAGGCGACAGAGACTACGATGGGGCAGTTTCCAGATATCTCACAGGCCGAGTTTAAATTCAGCCTCTTTGCAGATTAACAGCCAGTCGGTTGCACAAATGAACCTGCTCCAGAAATTCTCTCTGTTGAAGCTAACTGCGCTGATGGAGAAATACTCACCTTCGAACAAGCATGGATTTAATTGGTGAGTGTCGTGTAATAGAGATGAAATGAGAAATTGTAGATGGATTTCTTAAGTGATCATCTGTTGCCATCTTGACAGCTTCTGTTTATCAAAGTCTATCTGTCATCAGGACATCGAGCTTTGTGCTGCAAAAAACACAGGGTGAGACTGGTCATCAGTGATGAATGTCCACCAGAACTAGTTCTTGATTGTGttattagtaaaaaaaaattaaagaataaatacatttCATTAGTTACTGGTTGAAAATGTAAAATATCTTAACATGGTAAACCAATTATCTCTACGATACTTTGTATCATTAGACTCTGTGATCAGGATCAGAGGAAGGT
The Hemitrygon akajei chromosome 13, sHemAka1.3, whole genome shotgun sequence genome window above contains:
- the dlc1 gene encoding rho GTPase-activating protein 7 isoform X2, translated to MILTQSEAKEACDWLRAAGFPQYAQLYEDLLFPIDISSVKRDHDFLDRDAIESLCRRLNTLNKCAVMKLEISPQRKRSEDSDEDEPCAISGRWTFQRDSKRWSRLEEFDVFPPEEVTNVISSDEVLLKNAVSHESVLTDLSERQEVASIHSASSTGSSGTNLQKDVEAKRTNSEISVISSGNSTTNEDSFSNLPSPTDVSSFTFSAKAERNTKSKAKSFLKRMESLRIKSSHSKKKLSSKNSLVISGPVLQEGIDEEKLKRLNCIEIPTLNGNNANASMTQNQSVSYSTQTSSSSSQSETSSAVSTPSPITRTRSRGSCNKRSGMYLEGFDPFSQSMLNEIRQQNLKNQKRMEEDIIFYIPEDHKPGTFPKALSNGNSYHTDGSSVNWRHGSFQGHRHRSLTRESSTDSSKESNFGRRRNSCSSQGSRLSIYDNVPGSHLYSSTGDLADLGNEEDIFPELDDILHHVNGLQRIVNQWSEKLSDEGDSDSAMDSISPCPSSPKQIHLDIENGRASPNAIDSTGNFINDAEEQPVIQERRDSGVGASLTRSNRRQRLRWGSFQISHRPSLNSASLQINSQSVAQMNLLQKFSLLKLTALMEKYSPSNKHGFNWAVPKFMKRIKVPDYKDRNVFGVPLLVNVQRSGHPLPQSIQQAMRYLRNHCLDQVGLFRKSGVKSRIQALRQMNETCTDGVNYEGQSAYDVADMLKQYFRDLPEPLMTSKLSETFLQIYQYVPKDQRLQAIQAGIMLLPDENREALQTLLYFLSDVAAVVEENQMTPTNLAVCLAPSLFHLNTLKRENSSPRVIQRKQSLGKPDQKDLNENLAATQGLAHMIAECKKLFKIPEEMMSQCRNSYMEQDLQPVSLEQLGQTSNGEASDYRAHLQNHMHSLLKEAKDKFKGWVNCSTSESAELAYKKACDGPPLKLWKASVEVPVAPEDVLWRILRDRHLWDDDLLSSKVIENLNSQTDIYHYVQSSMAPHPTRDYVLIRTWKTNLPRGSCALVATSVEHNGTPVVGGVRANALTSRYLIEPCGSGKSKLTYLCRIDTRGRMPEWYNKVFGHLCAAEVVRIRDSFIIHGSGSQETKH
- the dlc1 gene encoding rho GTPase-activating protein 7 isoform X3, translating into MKLEISPQRKRSEDSDEDEPCAISGRWTFQRDSKRWSRLEEFDVFPPEEVTNVISSDEVLLKNAVSHESVLTDLSERQEVASIHSASSTGSSGTNLQKDVEAKRTNSEISVISSGNSTTNEDSFSNLPSPTDVSSFTFSAKAERNTKSKAKSFLKRMESLRIKSSHSKKKLSSKNSLVISGPVLQEGIDEEKLKRLNCIEIPTLNGNNANASMTQNQSVSYSTQTSSSSSQSETSSAVSTPSPITRTRSRGSCNKRSGMYLEGFDPFSQSMLNEIRQQNLKNQKRMEEDIIFYIPEDHKPGTFPKALSNGNSYHTDGSSVNWRHGSFQGHRHRSLTRESSTDSSKESNFGRRRNSCSSQGSRLSIYDNVPGSHLYSSTGDLADLGNEEDIFPELDDILHHVNGLQRIVNQWSEKLSDEGDSDSAMDSISPCPSSPKQIHLDIENGRASPNAIDSTGNFINDAEEQPVIQERRDSGVGASLTRSNRRQRLRWGSFQISHRPSLNSASLQINSQSVAQMNLLQKFSLLKLTALMEKYSPSNKHGFNWAVPKFMKRIKVPDYKDRNVFGVPLLVNVQRSGHPLPQSIQQAMRYLRNHCLDQVGLFRKSGVKSRIQALRQMNETCTDGVNYEGQSAYDVADMLKQYFRDLPEPLMTSKLSETFLQIYQYVPKDQRLQAIQAGIMLLPDENREALQTLLYFLSDVAAVVEENQMTPTNLAVCLAPSLFHLNTLKRENSSPRVIQRKQSLGKPDQKDLNENLAATQGLAHMIAECKKLFKIPEEMMSQCRNSYMEQDLQPVSLEQLGQTSNGEASDYRAHLQNHMHSLLKEAKDKFKGWVNCSTSESAELAYKKACDGPPLKLWKASVEVPVAPEDVLWRILRDRHLWDDDLLSSKVIENLNSQTDIYHYVQSSMAPHPTRDYVLIRTWKTNLPRGSCALVATSVEHNGTPVVGGVRANALTSRYLIEPCGSGKSKLTYLCRIDTRGRMPEWYNKVFGHLCAAEVVRIRDSFIIHGSGSQETKH